From Pseudovibrio sp. Tun.PSC04-5.I4, a single genomic window includes:
- a CDS encoding AtpZ/AtpI family protein yields MSPEENKQSKKDTKETEGHLSERLEKLGKTLDTHLDRSSEKEATNKTSTSALSGLSQAWKISSEFVAAIFVGGALGWMADSWLGTKPWGMIILLMLGFAAGVLNVLREAGKVAQPERRLNSRDKQD; encoded by the coding sequence ATGTCTCCCGAAGAGAATAAGCAGAGTAAAAAAGACACGAAAGAAACTGAAGGTCACCTGTCTGAGCGACTAGAAAAACTAGGCAAAACTCTGGACACTCACTTGGACCGCTCCTCTGAAAAAGAGGCAACGAACAAGACGAGTACCAGTGCACTGTCTGGCCTATCGCAGGCTTGGAAGATCTCTTCTGAGTTTGTCGCTGCTATCTTTGTCGGGGGGGCACTCGGCTGGATGGCGGATAGTTGGCTCGGAACCAAGCCTTGGGGGATGATCATTCTTCTGATGCTTGGCTTTGCAGCAGGAGTTTTGAATGTGCTTCGGGAAGCGGGCAAAGTTGCTCAGCCTGAACGTCGTTTAAACTCACGCGACAAGCAGGATTAA
- a CDS encoding F0F1 ATP synthase subunit B, whose amino-acid sequence MSNTQGNQLNTTAEVGIVEESGNFPPFDSTTYPSQLLWLVISFGVFYWVMSKVVLPRIGGILEDRRDRIAGDMAEASRLKQETDEAIATYESALAEARKKAGSLALVARDKVKAESESARAVAEEQLAAKLSESEQSISRIKAESLSHVGEIATEITGELVKTLIGGRAPAKAEVAKAVEAALK is encoded by the coding sequence ATGTCGAATACTCAAGGCAACCAACTGAATACAACTGCCGAAGTCGGCATTGTAGAGGAAAGCGGAAACTTTCCTCCGTTCGACAGCACGACTTACCCGTCTCAGCTGTTGTGGTTGGTTATTTCGTTCGGCGTATTCTACTGGGTTATGTCGAAGGTGGTTCTGCCACGCATCGGCGGAATCCTTGAAGATCGCCGCGATCGTATCGCAGGTGATATGGCTGAAGCATCCCGTCTCAAGCAAGAGACAGATGAAGCCATTGCTACCTACGAAAGTGCTCTTGCTGAAGCGCGCAAAAAGGCTGGGTCTCTGGCTCTGGTTGCACGTGATAAAGTAAAAGCAGAATCAGAGAGTGCCCGCGCAGTTGCTGAAGAGCAGTTGGCAGCTAAGCTTTCTGAATCTGAACAGAGCATCTCCAGGATTAAAGCTGAAAGCCTGTCTCACGTTGGCGAAATTGCTACCGAGATAACAGGTGAGCTTGTGAAGACACTGATCGGTGGCCGCGCTCCAGCAAAAGCTGAAGTGGCGAAAGCCGTTGAAGCCGCACTTAAGTAA
- a CDS encoding AMP nucleosidase, producing the protein MESRSIRTPKPLPAQSFSDASEAVEHLIYLFDRATQFLRESFKSAAQERMPENRVRAFYPELRFEVSSHIRVDTRLSFGFVARPGKYKTTITRPDLFRTYLEQQIDLLIRNHGLEIVVAESDQPIPLHFAFYDGAHVEGAIPSSEERPLRDVFDVPDLAVMDDAISNGTYQSEDGIEPLAPFTAPRVDYSLHRLQHYTATAPRYFQNFVLFTNYQFYIDGFAQMAKDLIADPDSGYVAFVEPGNLVTYAGDTEPSEGNVLPRLPQMPAYHLLRADNSGITMVNIGVGPSNAKTITDHVAVLRPHAWLMLGHCAGLRSSQQLGDYVLAHGYVREDKVLDADLPTWVPIPPLAEVQVALENAVEQTTGYSGYDLKRVMRTGTVASIDNRNWELRDHREPVQRLSQSRAIALDMESATIAANGFRFRVPYGTLLCVSDKPLHGELKLPGMATDFYRTQVNQHLEIGVKTMEILREMPLERLHSRKLRSFAETAFQ; encoded by the coding sequence ATGGAAAGCCGTTCCATCCGTACGCCTAAGCCACTTCCTGCCCAATCTTTTTCTGATGCCAGCGAAGCCGTGGAGCACCTGATCTATCTGTTTGATCGGGCAACACAGTTTTTGCGCGAGAGTTTTAAGTCCGCCGCACAGGAAAGAATGCCGGAAAACCGGGTAAGGGCCTTTTATCCAGAACTGCGTTTTGAAGTCTCCAGCCATATTCGCGTGGACACGCGCTTGTCCTTCGGTTTTGTTGCAAGACCGGGCAAATACAAAACAACAATCACCCGTCCAGATCTGTTTCGGACTTATCTTGAGCAGCAGATTGATCTTCTGATCCGCAATCATGGATTGGAAATTGTGGTAGCTGAAAGTGATCAGCCAATCCCGCTCCACTTTGCATTCTATGATGGTGCGCACGTTGAAGGTGCAATCCCTTCCAGTGAAGAACGTCCACTGCGCGATGTGTTTGATGTACCAGACCTCGCGGTTATGGATGATGCGATCTCAAACGGCACATACCAGTCAGAAGACGGTATCGAGCCACTGGCACCATTCACGGCACCGCGCGTTGACTACTCACTACATCGTTTGCAGCACTACACTGCAACTGCACCTCGGTATTTCCAGAACTTCGTACTCTTCACAAACTATCAGTTTTATATTGATGGCTTTGCGCAGATGGCCAAGGATCTGATCGCAGATCCAGACAGCGGCTATGTGGCCTTTGTTGAGCCGGGCAATCTGGTCACCTACGCAGGCGATACCGAGCCGAGTGAAGGCAATGTTCTGCCACGCTTGCCGCAGATGCCTGCTTATCACCTGTTGCGCGCGGATAACTCCGGCATCACCATGGTCAACATTGGGGTTGGGCCGTCCAACGCAAAAACCATCACGGATCATGTCGCGGTTCTTCGTCCGCATGCTTGGCTCATGCTTGGTCACTGTGCAGGCCTGCGCAGCAGCCAGCAACTGGGTGATTATGTTCTGGCACATGGTTATGTGCGTGAGGATAAAGTGTTGGATGCCGATCTACCGACTTGGGTTCCAATTCCGCCACTGGCAGAAGTGCAGGTGGCACTGGAAAATGCTGTAGAACAGACCACAGGTTACAGCGGATATGATCTGAAGCGGGTGATGCGAACTGGAACAGTTGCCTCCATTGATAACCGCAACTGGGAACTTAGGGATCACCGCGAACCGGTGCAGCGCCTCTCACAATCGCGAGCAATTGCACTGGATATGGAATCTGCAACCATCGCGGCCAATGGCTTCCGGTTCCGTGTTCCCTATGGAACGCTGCTGTGTGTCTCAGATAAGCCACTTCATGGTGAGTTGAAACTGCCGGGCATGGCAACGGATTTTTACCGGACGCAGGTCAATCAACACCTAGAGATTGGCGTAAAGACTATGGAAATTCTGAGGGAGATGCCTCTGGAGCGTCTCCACTCTCGAAAGCTCAGAAGCTTTGCAGAGACTGCATTCCAATAA
- a CDS encoding DciA family protein: MKATAQNRVPKRSSRQLNELVGKMMHPVARKRGFASADLLAAWPELVGKQYHGKVQPGRLVWPRTKSSDGEQVAEPATLLVHADGPSALFFTHEAPQLRDRINAFLGWNAIARIKVVQRPILKTKKTTPKPLRPLSEIENRRIEQKVANVSDERLKSALEKLGKNIVARTPAGAA; the protein is encoded by the coding sequence ATGAAAGCAACTGCTCAAAATCGGGTTCCAAAAAGATCTAGTCGTCAGCTTAACGAGCTGGTCGGTAAGATGATGCACCCTGTCGCCAGAAAGCGTGGATTTGCAAGCGCAGATCTTCTTGCCGCATGGCCGGAGCTTGTTGGCAAGCAGTACCACGGAAAAGTCCAGCCCGGTAGGCTCGTTTGGCCCAGAACGAAAAGTTCTGATGGAGAACAAGTCGCGGAACCTGCGACACTTCTTGTCCATGCTGATGGCCCGTCTGCTTTGTTCTTCACCCATGAGGCACCGCAGCTGCGCGACAGAATAAACGCCTTCCTTGGCTGGAATGCAATAGCGCGCATCAAAGTTGTTCAGCGCCCCATTCTCAAAACCAAAAAGACCACACCTAAGCCTCTGCGCCCACTTTCTGAAATCGAAAATCGCAGAATTGAGCAGAAGGTGGCAAATGTGTCTGATGAGCGGTTGAAGAGTGCGCTGGAAAAGCTTGGCAAGAACATCGTTGCCCGCACACCTGCGGGCGCTGCCTAA
- the smc gene encoding chromosome segregation protein SMC codes for MKFQRLRVLGFKSFVEPMEFIFDNGLTGIVGPNGCGKSNLVEALRWVMGESSYKNMRASGMDDVIFSGSLNRPARNTAEVTLFLDNSDRTAPSGYNDGDVLEVTRRIEREAGSAYKINGKDARARDVQLLFADASTGARSPAMVRQGQIGELISSKPTSRRKILEEAAGISGLHSRRKEAEIRLRAAETNLERLEDVVLQIEGQLDGLKRQAKQATRYRNLSSEIRKAEAIILYLRWKEATQLLDAARKQYAEAEIGMRDVAGLQASTAKEQALAAYETPKLRQAAAGAAVSLQHLIITRNDLDSEDRRVKEKLTDLQARLAQMEQDIEREAQLSGENASHLEELATEKQELIETAETMDERTAEAEELVLIVEDNLDASEMKHSRITQDHAGLLAKHTQLENQISSIRQKSARFKEEADRFKGQLEAVDADIKSASGPSDKRDELEIALEELAEAEETAVQAEETLSTARDLENQGRTPLNEAHSALSRYETEAKTLQAVLSAGQSADWTPAVDRMSVNPGLETALGAALGEDLDVAMEDSAPAHWSLSEKKTTDPALPEGTSSLADYVQAPKELARRLSQIALVEAEDGPKLVSQLQVGQRLVSRQGDLWRWDGLIVAAEAPTPAAQRLAQRNRLVELDDLLEQTRELVEEKKEALETATEQRRQAEVREQDTRQKLRREQSRLVTLREELATAERAITELSVRKTTLEEQLRRANEDFEETSASLEEAESAVEELPDSAGMTADLENAAKEVANTRNKLAEAKGATDALKREGELRALRLETIEKDRQNWAQRAQNADKQIAVLRQRRDDAAQERMILLEAPEENELKRQDLLSSLSIAEDARKAADDKLVEGERRQLLADQKAKEAMEGLSGARERKIRAEERLEAAKQRRTDTERRVDETLEVSVSRLHEMAGLSPDAPLPDAEASERKLDRLKAERERLGGVNLRADEEMQEITDQRDTLIAERDDLIEAIKRLRTGIMNLNKDARARLISSFDQVNDHFKRLFTHLFGGGTAELKLVDAEDPLDAGLEIFARPPGKKPQTMTLLSGGEQALTAMALIFAVFLTNPAPICVLDEVDAPLDDANVERYCALLENMVQNTETRFTVITHNPITMARMSRLFGVTMAERGVSQLVSVDLDRAERFTEPA; via the coding sequence ATGAAGTTTCAGCGCCTCCGTGTCCTTGGGTTCAAATCTTTTGTTGAGCCTATGGAGTTCATTTTTGACAATGGCCTCACTGGCATCGTCGGCCCCAATGGCTGCGGCAAATCCAATCTCGTTGAAGCACTGCGTTGGGTTATGGGAGAAAGCTCCTATAAGAACATGCGCGCCTCCGGTATGGATGATGTCATATTCTCTGGCAGCCTAAACCGTCCCGCCAGAAACACCGCAGAAGTTACACTTTTTCTCGATAATTCAGATCGCACAGCGCCCTCCGGTTATAATGATGGTGATGTGTTGGAAGTGACACGTCGCATCGAGCGTGAAGCGGGCTCTGCCTATAAGATTAATGGTAAGGATGCCCGCGCCCGAGATGTTCAGCTCCTGTTTGCGGACGCATCCACAGGCGCACGCTCCCCGGCAATGGTCCGTCAGGGGCAAATCGGCGAGTTGATTTCATCCAAACCAACCTCTCGCCGAAAAATTTTGGAGGAAGCCGCCGGCATCTCCGGTCTCCACAGTCGCCGCAAGGAAGCCGAAATCCGGTTGCGAGCAGCTGAAACCAACCTTGAGCGGTTGGAAGATGTGGTTTTGCAGATTGAGGGCCAATTGGATGGCTTGAAACGACAAGCAAAACAGGCAACGCGATACCGCAACCTGTCCTCGGAAATTCGCAAGGCTGAGGCCATCATACTGTATTTGCGTTGGAAGGAAGCCACCCAGCTGTTGGACGCGGCGCGCAAACAGTATGCTGAAGCTGAAATCGGGATGCGCGATGTCGCTGGTTTGCAAGCCTCCACCGCCAAAGAACAAGCCCTCGCAGCCTACGAAACTCCAAAACTCCGCCAAGCTGCCGCGGGTGCTGCTGTCTCACTCCAGCATCTGATTATTACCCGGAACGACTTGGATTCTGAAGATCGTCGCGTAAAAGAAAAACTGACAGATCTTCAGGCACGTTTGGCGCAGATGGAGCAAGACATTGAGCGTGAAGCTCAGCTCTCAGGCGAAAACGCATCTCATCTGGAAGAGTTGGCAACTGAGAAGCAGGAACTTATTGAAACCGCAGAGACCATGGATGAGCGCACCGCCGAGGCAGAAGAGCTGGTCCTGATCGTAGAAGACAACCTCGATGCCAGTGAGATGAAGCATTCGCGGATCACGCAGGATCATGCAGGCCTCCTCGCAAAGCATACGCAGCTCGAAAATCAAATCTCAAGCATCAGGCAGAAAAGCGCTCGTTTTAAAGAAGAAGCAGATCGCTTCAAAGGGCAACTGGAAGCTGTTGATGCTGACATCAAATCGGCAAGCGGTCCGAGCGATAAACGTGATGAGCTTGAAATAGCTCTGGAGGAGTTGGCGGAGGCTGAAGAAACCGCAGTTCAGGCGGAAGAAACGCTCAGCACCGCTCGTGACCTTGAAAACCAAGGCCGTACTCCACTTAATGAAGCGCATTCTGCTCTCTCCAGATATGAGACCGAGGCGAAAACCCTCCAAGCTGTTCTCTCCGCAGGCCAAAGTGCTGATTGGACACCCGCTGTTGACCGCATGAGCGTTAATCCCGGTCTGGAGACAGCGCTTGGCGCGGCTCTGGGGGAAGACCTCGATGTGGCCATGGAAGACAGCGCCCCGGCGCATTGGAGCCTGAGCGAGAAGAAGACCACTGATCCCGCGCTTCCTGAAGGCACGTCCTCATTAGCCGACTATGTGCAAGCGCCAAAAGAATTGGCACGCCGCCTTTCTCAGATTGCGCTGGTTGAAGCGGAAGACGGTCCAAAACTCGTCAGTCAGTTGCAAGTAGGCCAACGTCTGGTCAGCAGGCAAGGGGACCTATGGCGTTGGGATGGGCTTATTGTAGCTGCCGAAGCGCCAACACCGGCTGCTCAACGGTTGGCACAGCGCAACCGTCTCGTTGAGCTCGACGATCTCCTGGAGCAAACCCGCGAACTCGTGGAAGAGAAGAAAGAAGCTCTCGAAACCGCGACGGAGCAACGGCGACAGGCAGAAGTTAGAGAGCAGGACACTCGGCAAAAACTCCGCCGAGAACAATCCCGTCTTGTGACGTTGCGCGAAGAGCTGGCAACAGCCGAGCGAGCGATTACAGAACTGTCTGTTCGCAAGACAACACTGGAAGAGCAACTTCGCAGAGCTAATGAGGACTTCGAAGAGACTTCGGCGTCATTGGAAGAAGCGGAAAGTGCTGTAGAGGAGCTGCCGGATAGTGCCGGTATGACGGCTGATCTGGAAAACGCAGCAAAAGAAGTTGCCAACACGAGAAACAAACTCGCCGAGGCGAAGGGCGCGACCGATGCCTTGAAGCGGGAAGGGGAGCTTAGAGCTCTCCGTCTGGAGACCATTGAGAAAGACCGGCAGAACTGGGCCCAACGAGCTCAAAATGCGGACAAGCAGATCGCGGTCCTTCGCCAGCGCCGTGATGACGCAGCACAAGAGCGCATGATTCTACTGGAAGCGCCGGAAGAGAATGAGTTGAAACGGCAAGATCTCCTCAGCAGCCTGTCAATTGCAGAAGATGCACGCAAAGCAGCAGATGATAAGCTGGTTGAAGGAGAACGCAGGCAGCTTCTCGCAGACCAGAAAGCCAAAGAGGCGATGGAAGGCTTGTCCGGAGCCCGTGAACGAAAGATTCGTGCAGAAGAGCGGTTAGAGGCAGCAAAACAGCGCCGGACCGACACAGAGCGCCGTGTGGATGAAACGCTGGAAGTCAGTGTCTCCCGTCTTCATGAGATGGCAGGATTATCCCCAGACGCGCCATTGCCTGATGCTGAGGCATCTGAACGTAAACTGGATCGGCTCAAAGCGGAGCGTGAACGTTTGGGTGGTGTAAACCTGCGTGCTGATGAAGAAATGCAAGAAATTACCGACCAGCGAGACACGTTAATCGCTGAAAGAGATGACCTAATTGAAGCTATCAAGAGGTTGCGCACAGGAATCATGAATCTGAATAAGGATGCGCGCGCGCGTCTCATAAGCTCCTTTGACCAGGTAAATGATCACTTCAAGCGCCTCTTTACGCACCTGTTTGGAGGAGGAACCGCAGAGCTGAAATTGGTGGATGCGGAAGACCCTCTGGATGCCGGACTTGAGATTTTTGCACGTCCTCCCGGCAAGAAACCGCAGACTATGACATTGCTGTCCGGCGGCGAACAGGCGTTGACCGCAATGGCGCTGATTTTCGCAGTTTTCCTCACAAACCCTGCGCCAATTTGTGTTTTAGATGAGGTTGACGCACCGCTCGATGATGCCAATGTAGAGCGCTATTGTGCCCTGCTGGAGAACATGGTGCAGAACACAGAAACCAGATTTACAGTGATTACGCATAATCCCATAACCATGGCTCGCATGTCCAGATTGTTCGGTGTCACCATGGCCGAAAGAGGGGTCTCACAGCTCGTATCAGTAGATCTAGATAGGGCAGAACGATTCACCGAACCTGCCTAA
- a CDS encoding F0F1 ATP synthase subunit C — MEAEAAKYIGAGIACLGMGGAALGLGNIFGSFLAGALRNPSAADGQFGRLILGFAVTEALGIFSLLVALLLLFAV, encoded by the coding sequence ATGGAAGCAGAAGCAGCAAAATACATCGGTGCCGGTATCGCCTGCCTTGGTATGGGTGGTGCAGCTCTCGGTCTTGGAAACATCTTCGGCAGCTTCCTTGCCGGCGCGTTGCGTAACCCATCTGCAGCAGATGGACAGTTTGGCCGCCTTATCCTCGGCTTTGCTGTGACCGAAGCTCTCGGCATCTTCTCTCTTCTCGTTGCACTTCTTCTGCTGTTCGCAGTTTAA
- a CDS encoding DsbA family protein encodes MTLSRRKFLERSSALTAASLAFVAMPTVASAQSYSEADLNKVGPLGEKVLGKADAPVTIIEYASLTCGHCANFHNTTFKELKTKYIDTGKVRFIFREFPFDTVAAAGFMLARCAPEDKYFDVMGLMFKEQRNWAFTKDPYNALLNLGKQLGLTEEGVKACLTNQEILDGVTKVRDHGSEKLGVDSTPTFFINGEKVSGALSLEEFSTYVDKNL; translated from the coding sequence GTGACACTCTCTCGCCGTAAGTTTCTTGAGCGCTCAAGCGCTTTGACAGCTGCCTCTCTCGCATTTGTAGCCATGCCTACAGTTGCTTCTGCTCAATCCTATTCTGAGGCAGACCTAAACAAGGTTGGCCCGCTTGGCGAAAAAGTGCTCGGCAAGGCTGATGCACCTGTAACTATTATTGAGTATGCATCTTTAACATGTGGCCACTGCGCGAACTTCCACAACACCACATTCAAAGAGCTGAAGACAAAGTACATCGATACCGGCAAAGTCCGTTTTATCTTCCGCGAGTTCCCGTTTGATACGGTTGCTGCCGCTGGCTTTATGCTTGCACGCTGTGCGCCAGAAGACAAATACTTCGATGTTATGGGCTTGATGTTCAAGGAGCAGCGCAACTGGGCCTTTACCAAAGATCCATACAACGCCCTGCTGAATCTGGGCAAGCAGCTAGGTTTAACTGAAGAAGGTGTAAAGGCTTGCTTGACGAATCAGGAAATACTAGACGGAGTAACTAAGGTTCGTGATCACGGTTCAGAGAAGCTGGGCGTAGATTCAACACCAACGTTCTTTATCAACGGTGAAAAAGTGAGCGGAGCACTCTCTCTTGAGGAGTTCAGCACGTACGTGGACAAAAATCTGTAA
- a CDS encoding ribonuclease HII — MSHSTNSLFNIAFPDAPNLAFERTVEQNLTGKFAGIDEAGRGPWAGPVVIAAAILDYDNLPVGLNDSKKLTEHKREELFEQILDSAEVSICVQSAKTIDRINIREATLQGMRACARGLTSPVKRFFIDGRDVPPHLPYEGQALIKGDGRCLAISAASIVAKVTRDRLMVKMDQHFPEYGFAKHKGYGTKVHQEALATHGVTPLHRCSFRPIRERIEAG, encoded by the coding sequence ATGTCTCACTCAACAAATTCCCTCTTCAATATCGCTTTTCCTGATGCTCCAAACCTTGCGTTTGAACGCACTGTTGAGCAGAATCTGACTGGCAAGTTCGCTGGCATTGATGAAGCAGGCCGCGGCCCATGGGCTGGTCCTGTTGTGATCGCTGCTGCTATTCTCGACTATGACAATCTTCCTGTGGGTCTCAACGATTCCAAAAAACTAACGGAACATAAGCGGGAAGAATTGTTTGAGCAGATTTTAGACTCTGCTGAGGTGAGCATTTGCGTACAAAGTGCCAAAACCATTGACCGCATCAATATTCGCGAAGCTACATTGCAAGGCATGCGCGCTTGTGCGCGGGGTTTAACCAGCCCTGTGAAGCGGTTCTTCATTGATGGACGAGATGTGCCGCCTCACCTGCCCTATGAAGGTCAGGCCCTGATTAAAGGCGATGGGCGCTGCCTTGCCATTTCCGCCGCCTCCATCGTCGCCAAGGTCACACGGGACCGGCTGATGGTGAAAATGGATCAGCACTTCCCAGAATACGGGTTCGCCAAGCACAAGGGTTATGGCACCAAAGTACATCAAGAAGCTCTCGCGACACACGGCGTTACGCCCCTGCACCGCTGCTCTTTCCGGCCTATTCGAGAAAGGATTGAGGCTGGATAA
- a CDS encoding F0F1 ATP synthase subunit A — MAGNSGNAIDPIHQFQISKIFPVEIGGVDFSFTNASLFMVVTVAVATLFLVLSTNRRGLIPSRMQLMAEMSYEFVAATLRGSAGNEGMRFFPLVFSLFMFVFVANMLGMFPYFYTITSQIIVTFALAMLVIGTVTIYGFFKHGTGFLKLFVPSGVPALVIPLVSTIEVISFLSRPVSLSVRLFANMLAGHITLKVFAGFVVMLTGAGAIGIASAILPLALTVAITALEFLVAFLQAYVFTVLTCMYLADALHPSH, encoded by the coding sequence GTGGCTGGAAATTCAGGCAACGCGATCGATCCGATCCACCAGTTTCAAATCTCCAAGATCTTTCCTGTGGAGATTGGCGGTGTTGATTTCTCCTTTACCAACGCTTCCTTGTTCATGGTTGTGACTGTCGCTGTGGCGACCTTGTTCCTCGTTCTGTCTACCAACAGACGGGGCTTGATCCCTAGCCGGATGCAGCTCATGGCGGAAATGTCCTATGAGTTTGTTGCTGCTACACTGCGCGGATCAGCTGGAAATGAAGGTATGCGGTTTTTCCCGCTCGTCTTCTCCCTGTTCATGTTCGTGTTCGTCGCAAACATGCTCGGGATGTTCCCATACTTCTATACCATTACAAGTCAGATCATCGTGACATTCGCACTGGCGATGTTGGTGATCGGAACTGTAACGATCTACGGTTTCTTCAAACACGGTACAGGCTTTCTTAAGTTGTTCGTCCCTAGCGGCGTTCCAGCTTTGGTTATCCCGCTTGTCAGCACGATTGAAGTTATCTCTTTCCTTTCCCGTCCGGTTAGCTTGTCCGTTCGTTTGTTCGCAAACATGCTTGCTGGTCACATCACACTGAAGGTTTTTGCAGGCTTCGTTGTAATGCTCACAGGTGCAGGTGCTATCGGCATTGCATCCGCGATCTTACCTCTGGCGCTCACAGTTGCCATCACGGCTCTTGAGTTCCTTGTGGCCTTCCTTCAGGCTTACGTCTTTACCGTTCTTACGTGCATGTATCTTGCAGATGCGCTCCATCCGAGCCACTAA
- the mutY gene encoding A/G-specific adenine glycosylase gives MHDSLLLLYWYDRNSRALPWRTAPSDILSGVKPDPYHVWISEIMLQQTTVAAVKSYFKLFVNSWPTLADMANAEEEDILKAWAGLGYYSRARNLYKCAQYVQLHHNGRFPEDEKRLLELPGIGPYTAAAITTIAFGHHAAVVDGNVERVLSRRHALLTELPALKGEVKPLMSEVTPVDRPGDFAQAMMDLGATICTPKSPACGICPWMEICEGRKQGIADTLPRKAPKKTKPTRKGMAFLLVDDAGRLLLRKRADKGLLAGMSEPITTHWTEGGEMEALDLAPLQEDWARMEKDVKHTFTHFHLEMSVWQAKAPAGYSAPDGYWWSSPDELDGEALPTVMKKALKVGGLL, from the coding sequence ATGCACGATAGTCTTCTTCTTCTTTACTGGTATGACAGAAATTCTCGCGCTCTACCATGGAGAACGGCACCGAGTGATATACTTTCCGGTGTAAAACCAGACCCTTACCATGTCTGGATCTCTGAAATTATGCTCCAGCAGACAACTGTTGCTGCTGTAAAGAGTTACTTCAAACTCTTCGTAAACAGCTGGCCAACACTTGCTGATATGGCCAATGCTGAGGAGGAGGACATCCTAAAAGCATGGGCTGGGCTTGGTTATTATTCCCGTGCAAGAAATCTGTATAAGTGTGCACAATATGTCCAACTTCATCATAATGGTCGTTTTCCTGAGGATGAAAAGCGTCTTTTGGAGCTTCCCGGCATTGGTCCTTACACCGCAGCAGCGATAACAACGATCGCATTTGGCCACCACGCAGCGGTGGTTGACGGCAATGTGGAGCGGGTCCTTTCTCGCCGCCACGCCCTGCTGACAGAACTGCCTGCGCTGAAGGGCGAAGTAAAACCGTTGATGAGTGAAGTAACGCCCGTAGACCGGCCCGGTGACTTTGCGCAGGCCATGATGGATCTGGGTGCTACAATCTGCACGCCAAAATCTCCTGCCTGTGGCATTTGCCCCTGGATGGAAATTTGCGAAGGCCGCAAACAAGGCATTGCAGATACGCTTCCACGTAAAGCCCCAAAGAAGACCAAGCCAACACGCAAGGGCATGGCGTTTTTGCTGGTTGATGATGCAGGCCGCCTTCTGCTTCGCAAGCGGGCGGATAAAGGCCTGTTGGCTGGCATGAGCGAACCAATCACCACCCACTGGACTGAAGGCGGCGAAATGGAAGCGCTTGATCTGGCCCCTCTTCAGGAGGACTGGGCACGCATGGAAAAGGACGTGAAGCATACGTTCACGCATTTTCATCTGGAGATGAGCGTATGGCAGGCCAAAGCGCCAGCAGGATATTCCGCACCTGATGGATATTGGTGGTCTTCTCCTGATGAACTGGATGGAGAGGCGTTGCCGACAGTGATGAAAAAAGCACTCAAGGTTGGCGGGTTGTTATAG
- a CDS encoding ATP F0F1 synthase subunit B (Produces ATP from ADP in the presence of a proton gradient across the membrane. Subunit B is part of the membrane proton channel.) — protein MFDATLWALVGLILFFVLLWYLKVPGKIGAMLDQQADNIKQELEGARKLREEAQALMAEYQRKRKEAEAEATQIIADAKVEAVRLADEAKAAVEEMIVRRTKAAEAKIAQAETNAVAEVRARAADVAVLAAETIVTSSTANKEVGDKIMAASIKQVSSSLN, from the coding sequence ATGTTCGATGCAACCTTATGGGCACTCGTTGGTCTCATCCTTTTCTTTGTCCTGCTGTGGTACCTGAAAGTACCTGGCAAGATTGGTGCAATGCTTGACCAGCAAGCGGATAATATCAAGCAAGAGCTTGAAGGCGCCCGCAAGCTGCGTGAAGAAGCGCAGGCTCTTATGGCCGAGTACCAACGCAAGCGCAAAGAAGCTGAAGCTGAAGCCACCCAGATCATTGCTGACGCGAAAGTCGAAGCTGTTCGTCTGGCTGATGAAGCCAAAGCGGCTGTTGAAGAAATGATTGTACGCCGCACCAAAGCAGCTGAAGCGAAAATCGCTCAAGCTGAAACAAACGCGGTTGCAGAGGTTCGTGCTCGTGCTGCAGATGTTGCAGTTCTAGCAGCTGAAACCATCGTGACTTCAAGCACAGCTAATAAAGAAGTCGGAGACAAGATTATGGCCGCAAGCATCAAGCAGGTTTCATCCAGCTTGAACTAA